Proteins encoded in a region of the Nicotiana tomentosiformis chromosome 9, ASM39032v3, whole genome shotgun sequence genome:
- the LOC104095694 gene encoding uncharacterized protein has product MRNLERQMGQLISAQNSLPVGALPSDTEANPKASINVVSLRNERQLEEVQSKKRKQVTFNEKPATIELESEKSKESEKPVEEAVAKEPPPSVARPPPSFPQRLKKVQINIPLVDILQEVPKYAKYIKDIVANKRSLTEFETVALTKECSSTIQRKLPQKLKDPGSFTIQISVGKHAVGRALCDLGASSNLMSLFVFRQLGLGNPRPTNVILLLDDLSLAHPEGVIEDVLVQVGSFIFPADFIILDYEPEQDVPFVLGHPFLATGEAIIDVCEGKMTMRVGDQVEVFNVYKALRLPAHYEELSIISEVESNAMSSVPYMSPIDPFERALIGNEEDIEDMMMGKI; this is encoded by the exons ATGAGAAATTTGGAGCGCCAAATGGGACAACTTATCAGTGCCCAAAATTCTCTACCAGTTGGAGCTCTTCCAAGTGACACTGAGGCTAATCCTAAGGCATCTATTAATGTTGTCTCATTGAGGAATGAGAGACAATTAGAAGAAGTCCAATCGAAAAAGAGAAAACAAGTGACCTTTAATGAGAAGCCGGCCACTATAGAGTTAGAATCAGAAAAATCAAAGGAGTCCGAGAAGCCAGTTGAAGAGGCGGTGGCTAAGGAACCCCCACCATCAGTTGCGAGGCCACCACCTTCGTTCCCTCAAAGATTGAAGAAA GTGCAAATAAATATTCCACTGGTAGACATCCTGCAAGAAGTGCCCAAATATGCAAAATACATCAAGGACATAGTGGCAAATAAAAGGAGTCTAACTGAATTCGAGACTGTGGCACTCACTAAGGAATGTAGCTCTACAATCCAAAGAAAGCTACCTCAGAAATTGAAGGATCCaggtagtttcactatccaaatCTCGGTTGGTAAGCATGCAGTCGGGCGAGCTTTGTGTGATCTTGGAGCGAGCAGCAATCTGATGTCGCTATTTGTCTTTAGGCAGTTGGGTTTGGGTAATCCGCGCCCAACAAATGTGATCTTACTGTTGGATGATCTCTCCCTTGCTCATCcggaaggagtgattgaagatgtgttagttcaagtGGGTTCTTTCATATTCCCTGCTGATTTCATTATCTTGGACTACGAGCCTGAACAGGATGTCCCATTTGTTTTGGGGCATCCATTCTTAGCCACAGGCGAAGCTATTATTGATGTATGCGAAGGAAAGATGACGATGAGAGTAGGTGATCAAGTGGAGGTATTTAATGTGTACAAAGCACTCAGATTGCCAGCCCACTATGAAGAGCTATCCATAATTTCTGAAGTGGAAAGCAATGCTATGTCATCGGTGCCTTATATGAGCCCCATAGATCCTTTTGAAAGAGCTTTGATTGGGAATGAGGAAGACATTGAAGATATGATGATGGGCAAAATTTAA